The following are encoded together in the Flavobacterium sp. TR2 genome:
- a CDS encoding o-succinylbenzoate synthase — protein MKASYHKYLLEFKRPSGTSRGIMTEKETWFIVLEENGKKGIGECGILRGLSADDRTDYEEKLKWACDNIHLEETALWNQLLEFPSIQFGIEMAFLSLKSENPYLLFPSNFTRSSSSIAINGLVWMGESAFMKQQIEEKLADGFSCIKLKIGAIDFNKELELLQFIRSHFSPEEIEIRVDANGAFSSMEALDKLNQLNQFQLHSIEQPIKKGQVLEMAELCKQTPFPIALDEELIGVFSFEEKEKLLQNIKPQYIILKPSFIGGFRGTQEWITLAEKYNIGWWITSALESNIGLNAIAQWTFTLNSDMPQGLGTGALYANNIDCPLEVKNGKLWYNPKMEWSTFF, from the coding sequence ATGAAAGCATCTTATCATAAATACCTTCTAGAATTTAAACGTCCGTCTGGAACTTCCCGAGGAATTATGACCGAGAAAGAGACTTGGTTTATTGTTCTGGAAGAAAACGGCAAAAAAGGAATAGGAGAGTGCGGTATATTGCGTGGATTAAGTGCAGACGATCGTACAGATTACGAAGAAAAACTAAAATGGGCTTGCGATAATATTCATTTAGAAGAAACAGCTCTTTGGAACCAATTATTAGAATTTCCTTCTATACAATTCGGAATCGAAATGGCTTTTTTGTCATTGAAAAGTGAAAATCCATATCTCTTATTTCCGTCTAATTTTACCAGAAGTTCAAGTTCAATTGCCATAAATGGATTAGTTTGGATGGGTGAATCTGCTTTTATGAAGCAGCAGATAGAAGAAAAATTGGCTGATGGTTTTAGCTGTATCAAACTTAAAATTGGAGCGATTGATTTTAATAAAGAACTGGAACTGCTGCAATTCATTAGAAGTCATTTTTCTCCAGAAGAAATAGAAATCAGAGTGGATGCCAATGGCGCTTTTTCTTCGATGGAAGCTTTAGATAAATTAAATCAATTAAATCAATTTCAGCTTCATAGCATCGAGCAGCCTATTAAAAAAGGCCAAGTTTTAGAAATGGCTGAACTTTGTAAACAAACGCCTTTTCCGATTGCTTTAGATGAAGAGCTTATAGGCGTATTTTCATTTGAAGAAAAAGAAAAACTGCTGCAGAATATAAAGCCTCAATACATCATTTTAAAGCCAAGTTTCATTGGCGGTTTCCGCGGCACGCAAGAATGGATCACTCTTGCAGAAAAATACAATATCGGCTGGTGGATTACTTCGGCATTAGAAAGCAATATCGGGTTGAATGCGATAGCCCAATGGACCTTTACATTAAACTCAGATATGCCTCAAGGTTTAGGAACAGGAGCTTTATATGCTAATAATATAGATTGTCCATTAGAAGTTAAAAATGGAAAACTATGGTATAATCCTAAAATGGAATGGAGTACTTTTTTTTAG
- a CDS encoding tetratricopeptide repeat protein — translation MKSVAIKASSQNTTFKQIILLLFIAVSGNAFAQKDGYWDKERATTKEIMVPARDRISIPTEDLPVGTTEIVYRITLLDKNQEMANSLVSLLKAIPDPTGISQGSAGAVFLMSKISGDDECTYSIFTSNENAKKYVADGKIDKACYSQAEPVSKDAKRLSVNKSSCLKENISTIWFGFESKNWLLSQKVVLEVVPWVDAKLNRGWNQDNKNEIISLCKTSTMAQKMANSDDFCVCILNKIMKQYRYDEFQKLLAVEKTKVYKDFGNSCYRDADISKNVFNDLRVQVASLIKAQKYNEAIPKLNTIVNEGKATALDYSSLGYCYILTKQYAKALKALQEGEKLDDTELLIKLNLAHTYLVNDDYSAAKAIYKKYQTQNVTDSLSWIAKTKLDFQTFEKAGLPSKDFEKILKLYN, via the coding sequence GTGAAATCTGTGGCAATTAAAGCATCATCACAAAATACAACTTTCAAACAAATCATTCTTTTACTATTTATCGCGGTTTCAGGTAACGCTTTTGCTCAAAAAGACGGTTATTGGGACAAAGAACGGGCTACAACCAAAGAAATTATGGTTCCGGCACGTGATAGGATTTCTATACCAACAGAAGATTTACCCGTTGGAACCACAGAAATTGTATATAGAATCACACTTTTAGACAAAAATCAAGAAATGGCCAATAGCTTGGTCTCTTTATTAAAAGCAATTCCAGATCCAACAGGCATTAGCCAAGGTTCGGCAGGAGCTGTATTCTTAATGTCAAAAATCTCGGGCGATGACGAATGCACGTATTCGATTTTTACCTCAAATGAAAATGCAAAAAAGTATGTAGCAGACGGTAAAATTGATAAAGCCTGTTATTCTCAGGCAGAGCCTGTTAGCAAAGATGCCAAACGACTGTCTGTCAATAAATCATCTTGCTTAAAAGAAAACATCAGTACGATTTGGTTTGGTTTCGAAAGCAAAAACTGGCTACTAAGCCAAAAAGTAGTTCTAGAAGTAGTGCCGTGGGTAGATGCAAAACTCAACCGCGGATGGAATCAGGACAACAAAAACGAAATTATTAGCTTGTGCAAAACTTCTACAATGGCACAAAAAATGGCTAATTCAGATGATTTTTGCGTTTGCATTCTCAACAAAATCATGAAACAATATCGTTATGATGAGTTTCAAAAATTGTTGGCTGTCGAAAAAACAAAAGTGTATAAAGATTTTGGAAACAGCTGTTACAGAGATGCTGATATTTCTAAAAATGTATTTAACGATTTAAGAGTCCAAGTGGCTTCTTTAATCAAAGCTCAAAAATACAACGAGGCAATTCCAAAATTAAATACAATTGTAAATGAAGGCAAAGCTACAGCGTTAGATTACAGTTCGTTGGGATATTGCTATATTTTGACCAAACAATACGCAAAAGCATTAAAAGCACTTCAAGAAGGCGAAAAGCTGGATGATACAGAATTATTGATCAAATTAAATTTGGCTCATACTTATTTGGTAAACGACGACTACAGCGCAGCCAAAGCGATTTACAAAAAGTATCAGACTCAAAATGTAACGGACAGTTTAAGTTGGATTGCAAAAACAAAACTTGATTTTCAAACTTTTGAAAAAGCAGGTTTGCCTTCAAAAGATTTTGAAAAAATCTTAAAATTATATAATTAA
- a CDS encoding metal-dependent hydrolase: MKITYYGHASLGIEVGGKHIIVDPFITGNPQAASINLSTIKADYILLTHAHADHVLDVEAIAKNTNAVIVSNAEIASYYAKKGFNSHPMNHGGSWKFDFGKVKYVNAIHSSSFPDGAYGGNPGGFVIEGEHKNIYIAGDTALTYDMKLIPLRTKLDLVILPIGNNFTMDVEDAIIASDFVECDKVLGYHYDTFGYIEINHEEAIRKFFDKGKDLMLLPIGDSIEL; this comes from the coding sequence ATGAAAATTACATACTACGGACACGCTTCATTAGGAATTGAAGTAGGAGGAAAACACATTATTGTGGATCCATTTATTACCGGAAACCCACAAGCGGCATCAATCAATCTTAGCACCATAAAAGCCGATTATATTTTGCTGACTCATGCGCACGCAGATCACGTGTTGGACGTTGAAGCTATTGCCAAAAATACAAATGCTGTTATCGTTTCTAACGCCGAAATTGCTAGCTACTATGCAAAAAAAGGATTCAATTCGCACCCTATGAATCATGGCGGAAGCTGGAAATTTGATTTCGGGAAAGTGAAATATGTAAACGCAATCCATTCAAGCAGTTTTCCTGACGGTGCGTACGGAGGAAATCCTGGAGGTTTTGTTATTGAAGGCGAACACAAAAACATCTACATCGCTGGAGATACTGCATTGACATATGATATGAAACTAATTCCGCTTCGCACAAAACTGGATTTGGTAATTCTCCCAATCGGAAACAACTTTACCATGGATGTTGAAGACGCTATTATTGCTTCAGATTTTGTAGAATGCGACAAAGTACTTGGATACCACTATGATACTTTTGGCTATATCGAAATCAATCATGAAGAAGCAATTCGTAAATTTTTCGATAAAGGAAAAGATTTAATGCTTTTACCAATCGGAGATTCTATTGAATTATAA
- the menA gene encoding 1,4-dihydroxy-2-naphthoate octaprenyltransferase encodes MKHWIEAARLRTLPLSVSGIIVGSIYALSNPTETINTPTEVFSWKVFGFALLTTLGLQVLSNFANDYGDGVKGTDNADRVGPQRAIQSGVITPQAMKKAIIITSFLTLLSAIILIYFAFGKDNFGYSIFFLLLGIAAIISAIRYTVGNSAYGYRGFGDLFVFIFFGLVSTLGVNFLYAKEVDPLLILPAVAIGLLSVGVLNLNNMRDQESDKKSGKNTIVVQIGAKKAKNYHFFLIITAMVLVVAFAVLSDYNFDQYLFVLAYIPLTKHLITVYKNQDPKLLDPELKKLALSTFLLSILLTVCMISLISDIIVNLFLGGR; translated from the coding sequence ATGAAACATTGGATTGAAGCCGCAAGACTGCGCACATTACCTTTATCCGTTTCCGGAATTATAGTTGGAAGCATTTATGCTTTGTCAAATCCAACAGAAACTATTAATACCCCAACCGAAGTATTCAGCTGGAAGGTTTTTGGTTTTGCTTTATTGACAACGTTAGGATTACAGGTTTTATCCAATTTTGCAAACGATTATGGAGATGGAGTAAAAGGAACGGATAATGCAGACCGTGTTGGGCCTCAGCGTGCTATTCAGAGTGGCGTTATTACGCCTCAGGCAATGAAAAAAGCCATTATTATCACTTCATTCCTTACGTTGCTGTCTGCAATAATATTGATTTATTTTGCTTTTGGGAAAGACAATTTCGGGTATTCCATCTTTTTTCTGCTGTTAGGAATCGCTGCTATTATCTCTGCAATTCGCTACACCGTTGGTAATTCTGCTTATGGTTACAGAGGATTTGGAGATTTATTTGTTTTTATTTTCTTCGGATTGGTGAGCACTTTGGGCGTTAACTTTTTGTACGCAAAAGAAGTTGATCCGCTTTTAATTCTTCCAGCCGTAGCAATCGGATTATTGAGCGTTGGCGTTTTAAACCTAAACAATATGCGCGATCAGGAATCAGATAAAAAATCAGGAAAAAATACGATCGTAGTGCAGATTGGAGCTAAAAAAGCTAAAAATTATCACTTTTTCCTAATCATTACTGCGATGGTTTTAGTAGTTGCATTTGCTGTTTTGAGCGATTATAACTTTGATCAATACTTATTTGTACTGGCTTATATTCCGTTGACAAAACACTTGATTACGGTTTACAAAAATCAAGATCCAAAATTATTAGACCCAGAATTGAAAAAACTGGCACTGAGCACATTCTTGCTTTCTATATTGCTTACAGTGTGTATGATTTCACTGATTTCAGATATTATTGTAAACCTCTTTTTAGGAGGAAGATAA
- a CDS encoding 1,4-dihydroxy-2-naphthoyl-CoA synthase: MDWITAREFEDITYKKCNGVARIAFNRPNVRNAFRPKTTSELYQAFYDAQEDTSIGVVLLSAEGPSTKDGVYSFCSGGDQNARGHQGYVGDDGQHRLNILEVQRLIRFMPKVVIAVVPGWAVGGGHSLHVVCDMTLASKEHAIFKQTDADVTSFDGGYGSAYLAKMVGQKKAREIFFLGRNYSAQEAFEMGMVNAVIPHDELEATAYEWAQEILQKSPTSIKMLKFAMNLTDDGMVGQQVFAGEATRLAYMTEEAKEGRNAFLEKRKPNFGENKWIP; the protein is encoded by the coding sequence ATGGATTGGATTACAGCCAGAGAATTTGAAGATATAACTTATAAAAAATGCAATGGAGTAGCAAGAATAGCTTTTAACAGACCAAATGTAAGAAACGCATTCCGCCCTAAAACAACTTCAGAATTATACCAAGCTTTTTACGATGCGCAGGAAGACACTTCGATTGGAGTTGTTTTGCTTTCTGCAGAAGGGCCTTCAACAAAAGACGGAGTGTATTCTTTCTGCAGCGGAGGAGATCAGAATGCACGCGGACATCAAGGATATGTAGGAGACGATGGGCAGCACCGTTTAAATATTTTAGAAGTGCAGCGTTTAATTCGCTTCATGCCTAAAGTGGTTATTGCAGTTGTTCCAGGTTGGGCTGTAGGAGGCGGACATAGTTTGCACGTAGTTTGCGATATGACGCTTGCTAGTAAAGAACACGCTATTTTTAAGCAGACAGATGCAGACGTAACTAGTTTTGACGGCGGTTACGGATCAGCATATTTGGCTAAAATGGTAGGACAGAAAAAAGCGCGTGAAATTTTCTTTTTAGGACGTAACTACTCTGCTCAAGAAGCTTTTGAAATGGGAATGGTAAATGCCGTAATTCCTCATGACGAACTTGAAGCTACGGCGTACGAATGGGCGCAGGAAATTCTTCAAAAATCGCCAACATCTATTAAAATGCTGAAATTTGCAATGAACTTAACAGATGACGGAATGGTCGGACAGCAAGTTTTTGCAGGCGAAGCAACCCGTTTAGCTTATATGACCGAAGAAGCAAAAGAAGGAAGAAATGCTTTCTTAGAAAAGAGAAAACCAAACTTTGGAGAAAACAAGTGGATTCCTTAA
- a CDS encoding S1 RNA-binding domain-containing protein, whose amino-acid sequence MLEIGKYNTLTILRDTKVGLFLGDPENDPDGVHDVLLPNKYVPKVFEIGEELIVFVYLDHEQRPVATTLVPYILLNEFALLRVNYINNVGAFMDWGMEKDILVPFKEQARPMEKGKRYLVYLYMDKQTNRLVASSKTNQFLSNDQLTVEKGEEVDLIVSHITDMGINVIINERHKGLLYKDEVYDDSIRTGDRMRGYIKNIRPDNKIDVALQAQGFESIEPNAEKILSELRASRGFLRLNDNSHPEDIKTVLKMSKKSFKKAIGALYKEKLIEIKEDGIYLVK is encoded by the coding sequence ATGTTAGAAATAGGAAAATACAATACCTTAACTATATTGCGTGATACTAAAGTTGGTTTGTTTTTAGGAGACCCTGAAAATGATCCAGATGGTGTTCACGATGTCTTGCTTCCCAATAAATATGTGCCAAAAGTATTTGAAATTGGTGAAGAATTAATTGTTTTTGTGTACTTAGACCACGAACAGCGACCAGTTGCAACTACTTTGGTACCGTATATTTTATTGAATGAATTTGCACTTTTGAGAGTAAATTATATCAACAATGTCGGCGCATTTATGGATTGGGGAATGGAAAAAGATATTCTTGTTCCGTTTAAAGAGCAGGCGCGTCCAATGGAAAAAGGAAAACGCTACTTGGTTTATCTGTATATGGATAAACAAACGAATCGTTTGGTCGCTTCAAGCAAGACCAATCAATTCTTAAGCAACGATCAATTGACAGTTGAAAAAGGCGAAGAAGTAGATTTAATTGTTTCGCATATTACTGATATGGGAATCAATGTTATCATAAACGAGCGTCACAAAGGACTTTTGTACAAAGATGAAGTTTACGATGATTCGATAAGAACGGGAGATAGAATGCGCGGCTATATCAAAAATATTCGTCCTGACAATAAAATTGATGTAGCGCTTCAGGCACAAGGTTTTGAAAGCATTGAGCCAAATGCCGAAAAAATATTAAGCGAACTGAGAGCCAGCAGAGGTTTTCTTAGATTAAATGATAATTCTCATCCTGAAGACATTAAAACGGTTTTAAAAATGAGTAAAAAATCATTTAAAAAAGCAATCGGAGCTTTGTATAAAGAAAAACTGATTGAAATAAAAGAAGACGGGATTTATTTGGTGAAATAA
- a CDS encoding DUF2853 family protein codes for MSRREDLIEKYTADLKEKCGITADADLLTKVTIACGPSIYNDDASTVASSQQSELDTVKNNFLIKKLGLTDGPDLEEGINAVMEKYGKSNKQKFRAVVYYLLTVHFKKESVFN; via the coding sequence ATGAGCAGAAGAGAAGATTTAATTGAAAAGTATACAGCTGATCTAAAAGAAAAGTGCGGAATTACAGCCGATGCAGATTTGCTAACAAAAGTTACAATAGCTTGCGGGCCGTCAATTTACAATGATGACGCTTCTACGGTAGCTTCTTCGCAGCAATCGGAATTAGATACTGTAAAAAATAATTTTTTAATTAAGAAATTAGGCTTAACAGATGGACCAGATTTAGAAGAAGGAATTAATGCTGTGATGGAAAAGTACGGAAAATCAAATAAGCAAAAATTTAGAGCTGTTGTATATTATTTATTGACTGTACACTTTAAAAAAGAAAGCGTCTTTAATTAA
- the menD gene encoding 2-succinyl-5-enolpyruvyl-6-hydroxy-3-cyclohexene-1-carboxylic-acid synthase, whose product MIYPKIALAQSIIEILSAKGIVNIIISPGSRNAPLTIGFAQNPNFTCYSIADERCAAFFALGIAQQTKQPTAIVCTSGSALLNYYPALAEAFYSQIPLIVISADRPQSKIDIGDGQTIRQENVFANHSVFNANLTEEASEENDIKINLAIETAILKKGPVHINAPFEEPLYETTEELSIQPKITHLEEGNNSKTIENSDEIVSVWNSAKRKLVLVGVNEANSIDQEVIENLASDPSVVVLTETTSNLHHESFINSIDTLITPFDDSDFKEFNPEVLITFGGMVVSKRIKGFLRKYKPKHHWHIDTLRAYDTFGALTKHFEMKPNDFFKDLLAKTSLVKSNYYKNIDSIYKTRLAKRKEYLRQIEFSDFKVFEKVIESLPKNSMLQISNSSAIRYAQLIDIDQSIEVFCNRGTSGIDGSTSTAIGAAVGNEKQTVFVTGDISFLYDSNALWNSYIPKNFKIILINNGGGGIFRILPGHQEKPVFNTYFETSHKLTAEHLAKMYQMNYFTAKDIDSLENAIQSLYSSDDVPCILEIFTPTTENDLILKQYFKYLV is encoded by the coding sequence ATGATTTACCCCAAAATAGCGCTTGCACAAAGCATTATCGAAATTTTATCTGCCAAAGGCATTGTTAATATTATAATTTCTCCAGGATCTAGAAATGCACCGTTAACTATCGGTTTTGCTCAAAATCCAAATTTTACCTGTTACAGTATTGCAGACGAACGTTGTGCAGCTTTTTTTGCTTTAGGAATTGCACAGCAGACCAAACAGCCGACCGCCATAGTCTGTACTTCAGGATCAGCTTTATTAAATTATTACCCTGCTCTTGCAGAAGCATTCTACAGTCAGATCCCATTGATTGTAATTTCGGCTGACCGCCCGCAAAGCAAAATTGATATTGGTGACGGACAGACGATTCGCCAAGAAAATGTTTTTGCTAATCATTCTGTTTTCAATGCCAATTTAACCGAAGAAGCCTCAGAAGAAAATGATATAAAAATCAACCTGGCAATTGAAACTGCTATTCTAAAAAAAGGCCCTGTCCATATCAATGCGCCTTTTGAAGAACCGCTTTATGAAACGACAGAAGAACTTTCTATACAGCCAAAAATCACTCATTTAGAAGAGGGAAACAATTCTAAAACAATAGAAAACAGCGATGAAATTGTTTCTGTTTGGAATAGCGCAAAACGAAAATTAGTTTTAGTAGGAGTAAATGAGGCCAACAGTATCGATCAGGAAGTTATAGAAAATTTAGCTTCAGATCCGTCAGTTGTAGTGCTTACAGAAACTACTTCCAATCTTCATCATGAGAGTTTTATCAATTCGATAGATACTTTAATTACACCATTTGATGATTCTGATTTTAAAGAGTTTAATCCAGAGGTTTTGATAACCTTTGGCGGAATGGTAGTTTCAAAAAGAATTAAAGGATTTTTACGAAAATACAAACCCAAACACCATTGGCATATTGACACTTTGCGTGCATATGACACATTTGGCGCATTGACCAAACATTTTGAAATGAAGCCAAATGATTTCTTTAAAGACTTGCTTGCTAAAACTTCTTTAGTTAAAAGCAATTATTACAAAAACATCGATTCCATTTACAAAACGAGACTTGCTAAAAGGAAAGAATATTTGCGCCAGATTGAATTTTCGGATTTTAAAGTTTTTGAAAAAGTAATTGAATCGCTTCCTAAAAATAGTATGCTGCAAATTAGCAACAGTTCTGCTATTCGCTATGCGCAATTAATCGATATTGATCAATCGATTGAAGTTTTTTGCAATCGAGGAACTAGCGGAATCGACGGAAGCACTTCTACAGCAATTGGCGCAGCAGTAGGAAACGAAAAACAAACTGTTTTTGTAACGGGAGACATCAGCTTTTTATACGACAGCAATGCTTTATGGAATTCTTATATTCCTAAAAACTTTAAAATCATTTTAATTAATAATGGAGGAGGAGGAATCTTTAGAATTCTTCCTGGACATCAGGAAAAACCGGTTTTCAATACTTACTTTGAAACTTCTCATAAACTGACTGCAGAACATTTGGCTAAGATGTATCAGATGAATTATTTTACGGCTAAAGACATTGATTCATTAGAAAACGCAATACAGTCATTATACAGCTCTGATGATGTTCCGTGTATTTTAGAGATTTTTACGCCAACGACAGAGAATGATCTTATTCTAAAACAATACTTCAAATACTTAGTTTAA
- a CDS encoding thioredoxin fold domain-containing protein: MRFLFILFLSVAFQTVTSQNQFVPVDIPYKTALENAKKEGKPLFIMLYADWCPHCHLMKTEVLSDSAVMDFLNKNFVCTYKNIEKEEGIALKNKFNTKSLPTFLFLDNNETLVYALKGEMKKPEFLNELNNSLNPKLQLPYLEKQFLDDPSNSDKFFSYLNTLKKGKDRTELSVPTHTYLNTQSDKQLVSELNWRVIANGVTDIKSREFQYVLNHQKEFAAVASQNRIDRKIESIVNELLRPLVDNLDTVNYYKQREVAKSIRLQKTDSLVFKYDLTLAERTEKWNFYKKVTLEDTQKLVWNDASFLKDIGNTYFKHIKDVESLKKAIFWVNRSLELNDSYDGNLLEAKLYNKIKDKKKALEYAKNAKAIAKEMDWNSKEVDTLLAELNTK, from the coding sequence ATGCGTTTCCTATTTATACTTTTTTTATCTGTTGCTTTCCAAACCGTAACTTCTCAGAATCAATTTGTTCCTGTTGATATTCCGTACAAAACAGCTTTAGAAAATGCAAAAAAAGAAGGAAAACCGCTTTTTATTATGCTTTATGCAGATTGGTGTCCGCATTGCCATTTAATGAAAACAGAAGTTTTGAGTGATTCTGCTGTTATGGACTTTTTGAACAAAAATTTTGTCTGCACTTATAAAAATATCGAAAAAGAAGAAGGAATTGCTTTAAAAAACAAATTCAACACCAAATCGCTTCCTACTTTTTTATTTTTGGACAATAATGAAACTTTGGTTTATGCATTGAAAGGTGAAATGAAAAAGCCTGAATTCTTAAACGAGCTTAATAATTCGTTGAATCCTAAATTGCAATTGCCTTATCTAGAAAAACAGTTTCTTGATGATCCGAGCAATTCAGACAAGTTTTTTAGCTATTTAAATACATTAAAAAAAGGAAAAGACAGAACAGAATTGTCTGTACCAACGCATACTTATCTAAACACTCAATCTGATAAGCAATTGGTCAGTGAATTGAACTGGCGCGTTATTGCAAACGGAGTCACCGATATTAAGTCTAGGGAGTTTCAATATGTTTTGAATCACCAGAAAGAGTTTGCCGCTGTTGCTTCTCAAAATAGAATTGACCGTAAAATTGAAAGCATCGTAAACGAGCTGCTACGTCCTTTGGTTGACAATTTAGATACTGTAAATTATTACAAACAGAGAGAAGTGGCCAAATCTATCCGATTGCAAAAGACCGATTCTTTGGTTTTCAAGTACGATTTGACATTGGCTGAAAGAACTGAAAAATGGAACTTCTATAAAAAAGTTACACTAGAGGATACGCAGAAATTGGTTTGGAATGATGCCAGTTTTTTAAAAGATATCGGAAATACGTATTTCAAACATATTAAAGATGTTGAAAGTTTGAAGAAAGCTATTTTCTGGGTAAACCGTTCTTTAGAATTAAATGATTCGTATGATGGCAATTTGCTTGAAGCCAAACTCTACAATAAAATAAAGGATAAAAAGAAAGCTTTAGAATATGCTAAAAATGCCAAAGCCATAGCAAAGGAAATGGATTGGAATTCTAAGGAAGTGGATACTTTATTAGCTGAACTGAATACTAAATAA
- a CDS encoding GNAT family N-acetyltransferase has product MSVILRPAAASDLQKILEIVNHSILHTTANYSYEIQTLEVQTKWFEDKMAKNLPVIVADLDGEVVGFGSYGQFREKIGYQYTVEHSVYVMDNIIGKGIGSKLLTELIRLAKEQGYHVMIGAIDADNAGSIAFHEKFGFVATGTIREVGYKFDHWLDLVFMQLILV; this is encoded by the coding sequence ATGAGCGTTATTTTAAGACCTGCAGCGGCAAGCGATTTGCAAAAAATTCTAGAAATTGTAAATCATTCTATTTTACATACTACGGCCAATTACAGTTACGAAATCCAGACTTTGGAAGTTCAGACTAAATGGTTTGAAGATAAAATGGCTAAAAACCTTCCTGTAATTGTGGCCGATTTAGATGGCGAAGTGGTTGGTTTTGGAAGTTATGGGCAGTTTAGAGAAAAGATAGGCTATCAATATACCGTAGAACATTCTGTTTATGTGATGGATAACATCATTGGGAAAGGAATTGGGTCTAAGCTTTTAACAGAGTTAATTCGTTTGGCTAAAGAACAAGGATATCACGTTATGATTGGCGCCATTGATGCTGATAATGCAGGAAGTATTGCTTTTCATGAAAAATTCGGATTTGTGGCTACGGGAACTATCCGAGAAGTAGGCTATAAATTTGACCATTGGTTAGATCTGGTTTTTATGCAGCTGATTCTGGTTTAA
- a CDS encoding glutathione peroxidase produces the protein MKKILFMLFGALTLSATGLNAQTSTNKLSKKDKAMAKETIYQFKVEDLSGDTFDFASLKGKKIMIVNTASKCGLTPQYKDLEAIYKEYKDKGFVIVGFPANNFASQEPGTNKEIETFCQQNYGVSFPMMSKVSVKGSDMCEVYKFLTEKSRNGLQDSEVEWNFQKYLINEKGELVKVIKPKTLPTDPEVINWIKS, from the coding sequence ATGAAAAAAATACTTTTTATGCTATTTGGAGCATTAACATTGTCTGCGACGGGGTTAAATGCTCAAACCAGTACAAACAAATTATCTAAAAAAGATAAAGCCATGGCAAAAGAAACAATTTATCAATTTAAAGTAGAAGATCTATCGGGAGACACTTTTGATTTTGCATCTTTGAAAGGCAAAAAAATTATGATTGTCAATACTGCTTCAAAATGTGGTTTAACTCCGCAGTATAAAGATTTAGAAGCGATTTACAAAGAGTATAAAGATAAAGGCTTTGTAATTGTTGGTTTCCCTGCAAATAATTTTGCCTCTCAAGAACCGGGAACAAATAAAGAGATCGAAACATTCTGCCAGCAAAACTATGGAGTTTCTTTTCCTATGATGAGTAAAGTTTCTGTAAAAGGAAGCGATATGTGCGAGGTCTATAAATTCTTAACCGAAAAATCAAGAAACGGCTTGCAAGATTCTGAAGTAGAGTGGAATTTTCAAAAATATCTAATCAATGAAAAAGGTGAATTGGTTAAAGTAATCAAGCCAAAAACGTTACCTACAGATCCAGAAGTAATCAATTGGATTAAAAGTTAA
- a CDS encoding RNA polymerase sigma factor has translation MSQEELLVLIYKKDEKAFTHLYDMYSKSLFSVIHVLIKNREEAEDVLQDVFVKIWKNIDSYNESKGRFYTWILNIARNTSIDKLRSKDFNNSQKNLSSDNFVNLLDESNKLSHKLDAIGIQEFVKKLKPKCIEIINLLFFKGYTQQEASEELALPLGTIKTQNRNCINDLRNYLKI, from the coding sequence ATGAGTCAAGAAGAACTGTTAGTTTTAATTTACAAAAAGGACGAAAAAGCTTTTACGCATTTGTACGATATGTACTCAAAAAGTTTGTTTTCTGTCATTCATGTCCTAATCAAGAATCGCGAAGAGGCAGAAGATGTGCTTCAGGATGTTTTTGTTAAAATCTGGAAAAACATAGATTCCTACAACGAGAGCAAAGGCCGATTTTATACTTGGATTCTCAATATCGCCCGAAACACGTCGATCGATAAACTTCGTTCTAAAGACTTCAATAACAGCCAAAAAAACCTTTCATCAGATAATTTCGTAAATCTCTTAGATGAGAGCAACAAATTGAGCCATAAACTTGATGCAATCGGAATTCAGGAATTTGTAAAAAAACTGAAACCAAAATGTATTGAAATAATCAATTTATTATTCTTTAAAGGATATACCCAGCAAGAAGCTTCAGAAGAATTGGCACTGCCACTGGGAACTATCAAAACGCAAAACAGAAACTGTATTAACGATTTACGTAATTATTTGAAGATATAA